A region from the Terriglobia bacterium genome encodes:
- a CDS encoding serine/threonine-protein kinase codes for MIEHKQAEGPSGTSFGRYQVVEHIGSGGMGAVYAAYDEKLQRKVALKSIRLERQLDEQARNRFLREARVLSQLGHPNICQIFDYLEGKEGDFLVLELIDGRNLSKAIRKGLPDGLKLRIAEQIASVLVAAHGKGVIHRDLKPDNVMLTQEDQVKVLDFGLSRQLGEEPALTPRSPSSEAISARTGSDQGPNVAEAVTEIEPAVPDSGSDSGLTTAGSILGTLGYMSPEQARGEPVTPASDMYSFGLLLQELFTEKAPVETESDVETRVERSRAREASPVSVLDPDLQALINRLKSLAPGARPSAEDTVQKLTWIREKPLRRRKKILLSVAATALMVFSLAMAVQSIRAGRAEKRAREEAEMAKQVSDFLTSIFNVSDPGETRGKTVTAREILDKGAKKVATELKGQPLVQARLMSTMGTVYTELGLYNDAEPLLSFALGVQEKALGPNHPDVAESLNNLASLHWFEGKYAEAESLYKRSLEIWEKTLGPDHPDVAKSLNNLALVYWNEGKYAEAVPLAKRSLDIWEKALGPEHPDVARSLNGLASIYSSQGQKEKAEPLFQRSAAIYEKALGSYYPGLAAPLVNLANLYCDEGRLTEAEPLYTRSLAIREKTLGQDHPDVAVSLNNLATLYCEEGKYAEAEPLCKRSLAIYEKALGPDHSHSR; via the coding sequence ATGATTGAACACAAACAAGCGGAAGGACCGTCCGGCACCTCATTCGGGCGTTACCAAGTCGTGGAACACATCGGCTCGGGCGGAATGGGTGCGGTCTACGCTGCGTACGACGAGAAGCTTCAGCGCAAGGTAGCGCTCAAGAGCATCCGGCTCGAACGTCAACTTGACGAACAAGCCCGCAACCGCTTCCTGCGTGAGGCGCGGGTTCTCTCTCAGTTGGGGCACCCCAACATCTGCCAGATCTTCGACTACCTCGAAGGGAAGGAAGGCGACTTCCTTGTCCTGGAGTTGATTGACGGCAGGAACCTGTCCAAGGCCATCAGGAAGGGGCTCCCGGACGGATTGAAGCTGCGGATCGCGGAGCAAATTGCGAGCGTGTTGGTTGCCGCCCACGGGAAGGGTGTGATCCATCGGGACTTGAAGCCCGACAACGTCATGCTCACCCAGGAGGATCAGGTCAAGGTCCTGGACTTTGGCCTTTCGCGGCAGCTGGGCGAGGAACCTGCCCTGACACCACGCAGTCCTTCTTCCGAGGCGATCTCCGCGAGGACAGGATCGGACCAAGGGCCCAACGTCGCCGAGGCCGTCACGGAGATCGAACCTGCAGTGCCCGACTCGGGATCCGACAGCGGCCTCACGACCGCGGGAAGCATCCTGGGAACATTGGGCTACATGAGCCCGGAGCAGGCGCGGGGGGAGCCGGTGACGCCGGCGAGCGACATGTATTCCTTCGGCCTACTCCTTCAGGAGCTCTTCACGGAGAAAGCTCCGGTGGAGACGGAATCCGACGTGGAAACCCGGGTTGAAAGAAGCAGGGCTCGCGAAGCGTCGCCGGTCAGCGTTCTGGATCCAGATTTGCAAGCGCTGATCAACAGGCTGAAGTCCTTGGCCCCGGGCGCCCGCCCTTCCGCGGAAGACACCGTTCAGAAACTGACTTGGATCCGAGAGAAGCCGCTTCGGCGCAGGAAGAAGATCTTGTTGTCCGTCGCGGCAACCGCTCTGATGGTTTTCAGCCTCGCCATGGCCGTACAGTCCATCCGAGCGGGGCGTGCAGAGAAGCGCGCGCGCGAGGAAGCAGAGATGGCCAAGCAGGTGTCGGATTTTCTCACGAGCATCTTCAATGTGTCCGACCCCGGCGAAACCAGGGGAAAGACGGTCACCGCCCGCGAAATCCTGGACAAAGGGGCCAAGAAGGTCGCGACGGAACTCAAAGGCCAGCCGCTCGTGCAGGCCCGGCTGATGAGCACGATGGGAACGGTCTATACGGAGCTGGGTCTTTACAACGACGCAGAACCCCTGCTCTCGTTCGCGCTCGGTGTCCAGGAAAAGGCTCTCGGCCCGAACCATCCCGATGTGGCTGAAAGCCTGAATAATCTGGCTTCTCTTCACTGGTTCGAGGGCAAGTACGCAGAGGCCGAGTCGCTCTACAAGCGATCCTTGGAGATCTGGGAGAAGACCCTCGGCCCGGACCATCCCGATGTGGCCAAGAGCCTGAATAACTTGGCGCTTGTCTACTGGAACGAGGGTAAGTACGCGGAGGCCGTGCCGCTCGCCAAGCGGTCCCTGGACATCTGGGAGAAGGCCCTCGGCCCGGAGCATCCCGATGTGGCTCGAAGTCTGAATGGCCTGGCGAGCATCTACTCGAGCCAAGGCCAGAAGGAGAAGGCCGAGCCGCTCTTCCAGCGGTCCGCGGCCATCTACGAAAAGGCCCTGGGCTCGTACTACCCCGGCCTGGCCGCACCCCTGGTTAACCTGGCGAATCTCTACTGTGACGAAGGCCGGTTGACCGAGGCGGAGCCGCTCTACACGAGGTCGTTGGCGATCCGCGAGAAGACGCTTGGCCAGGATCATCCCGATGTGGCCGTGAGCCTGAACAATCTGGCGACTCTCTACTGTGAGGAAGGCAAGTACGCGGAAGCCGAGCCGCTTTGCAAGCGGTCCCTGGCCATCTACGAAAAGGCCCTCGGCCCGGACCACAGCCATTCCCGCTAA